Genomic segment of Xylanivirga thermophila:
TCAATTAAAATCTTATGAATGGAATTTTGATATTGTACCATGTTTTATAACAACTGTAGAATCCAATGGACGAAATTATTACATAATACCAGATGGAAAAGGAAACTGGCAAAAAACAGACCCACGTAAAGATAAAGATAAAGTATCTACTTTGAATCAAAAACATAATGGTTTAATGTTGGAAACTATAAGATTGGTAAAGTATTGGAATAGAAGACCTACAATGCCATTGATGCCATCATATGTATTAGAATGCTTATTATTACAATATTTTGAGAGTGTGGATAGCGTAAGTAAATTTATTGATTTAAGATTTAGAGACATCTTATTATATATAAAAGATAACATTTGGTATTCTATTGATGACCCAAAAGAAATTCAAGGAGATTTAAACACTCTTACTTATGATGAAAAATTGAAAATTTCAAACAAAGCAAAAAGTGATTATGACAAGGCGAATGAAGCAATTGCAGCAGAAACAAATGAAAAGAATCACAAGAAAGCCATAAAAAAGTGGGCAGAAATATTTGGAGACGAATTTCCAGATTATAGTGAGGATTAAATAGGTATGGATAATAATAATGATATTAATATAAGACAAAACATAAAAGAATTTCTATTGTATTTGTCTGCTAAAAAAATATAAGGACACTTAATATTATGTTTCATGTATTTATTAGGATTGAGCAATGCAATTCAAAGTAATAATATAGTTTTTTCAATTGGAAGTTCATATGACAAAAATCTGACTGATAACTTGATATATACAGATTTTAAAAGTGAATCTCTAGAGACAGAATTATCATAAATTTTATAATATATTTGTTATGTCGAACTAGTTAGATGTCTCATAAGAAAGGTCTATCAGGGAATTTTATAGGGAATTAGTGGAGGAAAAAGACAGCAGATATTTTTGAAAAGAATTAGACGATATTGGTAAGTCATTTTACGATATCCTTTAGTGATGATACAAGGGAATAAAGGTTTGCAGGTGAAAAATATTATGGAGGATGTAAAGATTTAGAGGTCAATTGTAACTGATTCATTATCTAAACAAGATTTTAACATCTTTATATAGCCATACAGCATTTTTATTACTTCAAGGAATTTCTCATCTAAAATTTTGTATTGTTCTTCACTTATATAGTTGTTCTGATATGCGGTAAGTAAATGGTTTCTC
This window contains:
- a CDS encoding nucleotidyltransferase — protein: MATTVNNAFEEFIRDKVNLDSDKTKTARKSRDNLIDNIHSLGSNEDFFNLYHDIDIAFGSFARKTKIRPLDDIDIMIGIKGDGSTYDDFGNVIKIYVNDDNSPQKSCCNENTNVLNSTKVINKFIKELKNLSDYKKAETHKSGAAATLQLKSYEWNFDIVPCFITTVESNGRNYYIIPDGKGNWQKTDPRKDKDKVSTLNQKHNGLMLETIRLVKYWNRRPTMPLMPSYVLECLLLQYFESVDSVSKFIDLRFRDILLYIKDNIWYSIDDPKEIQGDLNTLTYDEKLKISNKAKSDYDKANEAIAAETNEKNHKKAIKKWAEIFGDEFPDYSED